From the Mustelus asterias chromosome 14, sMusAst1.hap1.1, whole genome shotgun sequence genome, one window contains:
- the LOC144503560 gene encoding histamine N-methyltransferase-like: MLPNVIASFRGATTTADVGGDSPIATPKFSGGLGRDMRVSAISWDSRMHSQCMRFSQSQRPGAVRTMLQTRGKRGEIDIEVLGKIQSVNPGLLIHNEVVEPNPEHISMYKAVVK; encoded by the exons CTTCAGAGGTGCTACGACCACAGCagatgttgggggcgattctcccatcgcaaccccCAAATTTTCTGGTGGGTTGGGTCGGGATATGCGCGTGTCAGCCATTTCATGGGATTCACGCATGCATTCCCAATGCATGCGcttctcccagagccagagaccAGGCGCAGTCAGGACCATGCTGCAAACCAGAGGGAAGAGAG GTGAAATAGACATTGAAGTTCTTGGCAAAATTCAGTCCGTGAATCCAGGCCTTTTAATTCATAATGAGGTGGTGGAACCAAACCCTGAGCATATCTCCATGTACAAAG CAGTTGTGAAATAA